A genomic window from Mesorhizobium sp. 131-2-1 includes:
- a CDS encoding septal ring lytic transglycosylase RlpA family protein — protein sequence MQTSARPRLRRAPALALCALSAVLLAACTSTPQPKAMIDKRPRSKEYFAETEYGVKASPRVAFMRRGGGRDQLGKPYQVRGKWYYPKEDKRYAKVGLASWYGDAFHGRLTANGEVYDMTHLTAAHPTMPLPSYARVTNLDTGSSVIVRVNDRGPYHEGRIIDVSERAAQMLDYAKVGTAKVKVEYVGRAPLDGDDDQYLMASYHPGNRRPDPSDGLPTGVMVAMNGPMPSLSVGAPAAAVPFPGQLTNSGDAPAAQPALSDQPAMSAQGVSDVVLPDFGPIVPERPEINLPPNSPFAMASLSYADERVGRADVFAAFDGAGMSPSDILQSWKKSNSTSPAVADYVAAGSFDDAAEAKRVAAALKAFGRTEIQRTELDGDDWYAVNVYPDGHGSVDDLLKAAWSHGAPDALVVRD from the coding sequence ATGCAGACTTCGGCGCGCCCGCGTCTTCGTCGCGCTCCTGCTCTTGCACTGTGCGCCCTGTCGGCGGTGTTGCTTGCCGCCTGCACGTCGACGCCGCAACCGAAGGCGATGATCGACAAGAGGCCGCGCTCCAAGGAGTATTTCGCCGAAACCGAATATGGCGTGAAGGCCAGCCCGCGCGTTGCCTTCATGCGGCGCGGCGGCGGCCGCGACCAGCTCGGCAAGCCCTACCAGGTGCGCGGCAAGTGGTACTATCCCAAGGAAGACAAGCGCTACGCCAAGGTCGGTCTGGCGTCCTGGTATGGCGATGCCTTCCACGGCCGGCTGACCGCCAATGGCGAAGTCTACGACATGACGCATCTGACGGCGGCGCATCCGACGATGCCGCTGCCGAGCTACGCCCGCGTCACCAATCTCGATACCGGCAGCTCGGTCATCGTGCGCGTCAACGATCGCGGCCCGTACCATGAGGGCCGCATCATCGACGTGTCGGAGCGCGCCGCGCAAATGCTCGACTATGCCAAGGTCGGCACCGCCAAGGTGAAGGTCGAATACGTCGGCCGGGCGCCACTCGACGGCGATGACGACCAGTATCTGATGGCCTCCTACCATCCCGGCAACAGGCGGCCGGATCCGTCGGACGGCTTGCCGACCGGCGTGATGGTGGCCATGAACGGCCCGATGCCGAGCCTGTCGGTCGGCGCGCCTGCCGCCGCCGTGCCGTTCCCGGGTCAATTGACCAATTCCGGGGATGCCCCTGCCGCCCAGCCGGCCTTGTCGGATCAGCCGGCGATGTCGGCGCAGGGCGTCAGCGATGTCGTGTTGCCCGATTTCGGGCCGATCGTGCCGGAGCGGCCGGAGATCAATCTGCCGCCGAATTCGCCCTTCGCCATGGCCTCGCTCTCCTACGCGGACGAGCGCGTCGGACGCGCCGACGTCTTCGCCGCCTTCGACGGCGCCGGGATGTCGCCGTCGGACATCCTGCAGTCCTGGAAGAAATCCAATTCGACGTCGCCGGCCGTCGCCGACTATGTCGCCGCCGGCTCTTTCGATGATGCCGCCGAGGCGAAGCGGGTGGCGGCGGCGCTCAAGGCTTTCGGCAGGACCGAAATCCAGCGCACCGAGCTCGATGGCGACGACTGGTACGCGGTCAACGTCTATCCGGACGGCCATGGCAGCGTCGATGATCTGCTGAAAGCCGCCTGGTCGCACGGCGCGCCGGACGCGCTTGTCGTGCGTGACTGA
- a CDS encoding D-alanyl-D-alanine carboxypeptidase family protein — protein sequence MQFRLFPPLAGLCLLLLSLIPANAQLFETKAAQAFMIDADTGTVLFAKDADKPIPPASMAKLMTMEVVFNAIKSGRMTLNDTFVVSENAWRTGGAPSGTSTMFAKLKSAVRVEDLILGVTVQAANDGCIVLAEGMAGSEANFAAQMTERARELGLQKSTFVNATGLPADGQRTTVRELAQLALHIWRDYPDFYRYYGQADFTWNKITQKNRNPLLAMGIEADGFVAGMSEGAGFGIVGSVSHNGTRVIVAMSGLASDRERSEEARKLLDWGVRSFQKTEIFAKDEVVGEAQVFGGAKSGVALKAKGPIDIFLPIANRDKLTARIVYDGPVSAPVEEGQPVGKLRVWIGDTLSQETPLFAAETVGVGTLPQRALDAAKELAVGWLR from the coding sequence ATGCAGTTTCGCCTTTTTCCGCCCCTCGCTGGGCTTTGCCTGTTGCTGCTTTCCCTGATCCCGGCCAACGCGCAACTTTTCGAAACCAAGGCGGCCCAGGCCTTCATGATCGATGCCGACACCGGCACCGTGCTGTTCGCCAAGGATGCCGACAAGCCGATCCCGCCGGCCTCGATGGCCAAGCTGATGACGATGGAAGTGGTCTTCAACGCCATCAAGTCCGGCCGCATGACGCTCAACGACACCTTCGTGGTCAGCGAGAACGCCTGGCGCACCGGCGGCGCGCCGTCCGGCACGTCGACCATGTTCGCCAAGCTCAAATCGGCGGTTCGCGTCGAGGACCTGATCCTGGGCGTGACGGTGCAGGCCGCCAATGACGGCTGCATCGTGCTGGCCGAAGGCATGGCCGGCTCGGAGGCCAATTTCGCAGCGCAGATGACCGAGCGCGCCCGCGAGCTCGGCCTGCAGAAATCGACCTTCGTCAACGCCACCGGCCTGCCGGCAGACGGCCAGCGGACGACCGTTCGGGAGCTTGCGCAGCTCGCGCTGCATATCTGGCGCGACTACCCCGATTTCTATCGCTACTACGGCCAAGCGGATTTCACCTGGAACAAGATCACCCAGAAGAATCGAAACCCGCTATTGGCCATGGGCATCGAGGCTGATGGCTTCGTCGCCGGCATGAGCGAGGGCGCGGGCTTCGGCATCGTCGGCTCGGTCAGCCACAACGGTACCCGCGTCATCGTCGCGATGAGCGGGCTGGCAAGCGATCGCGAACGCTCCGAGGAGGCGCGCAAGCTGCTCGACTGGGGTGTGCGTTCGTTCCAGAAGACCGAGATCTTCGCCAAGGACGAGGTGGTCGGCGAGGCCCAGGTGTTCGGTGGCGCCAAATCCGGCGTGGCGCTGAAGGCGAAGGGACCGATCGATATCTTCCTGCCAATCGCCAACCGCGACAAGCTGACCGCAAGAATCGTCTATGATGGGCCGGTCTCGGCGCCGGTGGAGGAGGGGCAGCCGGTCGGCAAGCTGCGCGTCTGGATCGGCGACACGTTGAGCCAGGAGACGCCGCTGTTCGCCGCCGAAACGGTCGGCGTCGGCACGCTGCCGCAGCGCGCGCTCGATGCCGCCAAGGAACTGGCCGTCGGCTGGCTGCGTTAG
- the tmk gene encoding dTMP kinase, whose amino-acid sequence MTSGFFITFEGGEGAGKSTQIERLAKRMRAKKYDVLVTREPGGSPGAEAVRHVLLSGAAEPFGPKMEALLFAAARSDHVEQVIRPAVERGSIVLCDRFIDSSRVYQGVTGGLDPAFMETLEAVAINGMVPDMTLIFDIDPAEGLRRATARRGADDGPDRFEKETLDIHRRRREAFLAIAEAEPERCIVIDASADPDTVENIVTAAVFAALETMTPAEKRQTAPA is encoded by the coding sequence GTGACGAGCGGATTTTTCATCACCTTCGAAGGCGGCGAGGGGGCAGGCAAGTCGACGCAGATCGAGCGGCTGGCAAAGCGCATGCGCGCCAAGAAGTATGACGTCCTCGTCACCCGCGAGCCCGGCGGCTCGCCGGGCGCCGAGGCGGTGCGGCATGTGCTGCTTTCCGGTGCCGCCGAGCCCTTCGGCCCCAAGATGGAAGCGCTGCTATTCGCAGCCGCGCGCTCCGACCATGTCGAGCAGGTCATCCGGCCGGCGGTCGAGCGCGGCTCGATCGTGCTCTGCGACCGCTTCATCGATTCCTCGCGCGTCTACCAGGGTGTCACCGGCGGTCTCGATCCGGCCTTCATGGAGACGCTGGAGGCGGTCGCCATCAACGGCATGGTGCCCGACATGACGCTGATCTTCGACATCGATCCCGCCGAGGGCCTGCGCCGCGCCACCGCCCGCCGCGGCGCCGATGACGGCCCTGACCGCTTCGAGAAGGAAACGCTCGATATCCATCGCCGCCGCCGCGAGGCCTTTCTTGCTATCGCTGAGGCCGAGCCGGAGCGCTGCATCGTCATCGACGCCTCCGCCGACCCCGACACGGTCGAGAACATCGTCACCGCCGCCGTCTTCGCGGCGCTGGAGACGATGACGCCGGCCGAGAAGCGGCAGACGGCGCCGGCATGA
- a CDS encoding DNA polymerase III subunit delta', which produces MIFERIAPEQHDTLDGVPEPSETARLVGHHQAASMFAAAYRSGKLPHALILAGPVGIGKATLAFHLAHHLLKHPAFERAPDAIAQPDPASSLFRQIATGAHPSVLHLTRPVNDKTKSFKTVVTVDEIRKVSRFLSMTSHDGSYRIVIVDPADDMNTNAANALLKNLEEPPARTLFILIVHAPGSLLPTIRSRCQMVRLTPLGDEELMTVLQGIEPPPPEEPAARAALAERAGGSARNAILLTQYGGLEIAAALDTLVAATKKDVAGAHRLAEAVAGRDQAIQFDIFNRHALDLLSSGASEAALAGDLARAKALSEAWQEAQNAISDTETYNLDKKQHALTMIERLNSAMRM; this is translated from the coding sequence ATGATCTTCGAACGCATCGCCCCCGAGCAGCACGACACGCTGGACGGCGTGCCGGAGCCGTCCGAGACGGCTCGCCTGGTCGGCCACCATCAGGCGGCATCCATGTTTGCCGCCGCCTACCGCTCCGGCAAGCTGCCGCACGCGCTGATCCTCGCCGGGCCGGTCGGCATCGGCAAGGCGACGCTCGCCTTCCACCTTGCGCATCATCTCCTGAAGCATCCGGCCTTCGAGCGGGCGCCGGACGCGATCGCCCAGCCGGACCCGGCCTCATCGTTGTTCCGCCAGATCGCCACTGGGGCGCATCCTTCGGTGCTGCACCTGACCCGGCCGGTCAACGACAAGACCAAGAGCTTCAAGACGGTCGTCACCGTGGACGAGATCCGCAAGGTCAGCCGCTTCCTGTCGATGACCTCGCACGACGGCAGCTACCGCATCGTTATCGTCGACCCGGCCGACGACATGAACACCAATGCCGCCAATGCCTTGCTGAAGAATCTGGAGGAGCCGCCGGCGCGCACGCTGTTCATCCTCATCGTGCATGCGCCGGGAAGCCTTTTGCCGACCATCCGCTCGCGCTGCCAGATGGTGCGGCTGACGCCGCTTGGCGACGAGGAGCTGATGACGGTTCTGCAGGGCATCGAGCCGCCGCCACCCGAGGAGCCGGCCGCGCGCGCGGCACTTGCGGAGCGGGCAGGGGGCAGTGCCCGCAACGCGATCCTTCTGACCCAATATGGCGGGCTGGAGATCGCGGCCGCGCTTGACACCCTGGTCGCCGCGACGAAGAAGGATGTCGCCGGCGCCCACCGGCTTGCCGAGGCGGTCGCCGGCCGCGACCAGGCAATCCAGTTCGACATCTTCAACCGCCACGCGCTCGACCTCTTGTCATCGGGCGCCAGCGAAGCGGCTCTCGCCGGCGATCTGGCGCGGGCCAAGGCGCTGTCCGAAGCTTGGCAGGAAGCGCAGAACGCTATATCTGACACCGAGACCTACAATCTCGACAAGAAGCAGCACGCCCTGACCATGATCGAGCGCCTGAATTCTGCGATGCGAATGTGA
- the metG gene encoding methionine--tRNA ligase — translation MSRDTFYITTAISYPNGKPHIGHAYELIATDALARFQRLDGKQVFFLTGTDEHGIKMLQTARKDGISPRELADRNSVEFRRMATALNASNDDFIRTTEERHYASSQAIWKAMAANGDIYKGGYAGWYSVRDEAYYGEEETELRPDNVRYGPQGTPVEWVEEESYFFRLSAYQDKLIALYESQPDFIGPAERRNEVMSFVKSGLKDLSVSRTTFDWGVPVPGDEKHVMYVWVDALTNYITGIGYPDENAENWKFWPADAHIIGKDIVRFHAVYWPAFLMSAGIPLPKRVFGHGFLFNRGEKMSKSVGNVIDPFTMVEHYGVDQVRYFFLREVPFGQDGNYSHEAIVNRTNADLANGLGNLAQRSLSMIAKNCGGVVPKRGELTEADGAILDQAVEALATARKAMAEQGIHLALAAIFGVVAEADRYFASQEPWALRKTDPVRMETVLWTTAEIVRRVALLSQPYIPGSAAKLLDLLAVPADKRDFEHVHADHALVPGTALPAPEGVFPRYVEQDAKA, via the coding sequence ATGTCACGCGACACGTTCTACATCACGACGGCGATTTCCTACCCGAACGGCAAGCCGCATATCGGCCATGCCTATGAGCTGATCGCCACCGACGCGCTTGCCCGCTTCCAGCGGCTCGACGGCAAGCAAGTCTTCTTCCTCACCGGAACAGACGAGCACGGCATCAAGATGCTGCAGACGGCGCGCAAGGACGGTATTTCGCCGCGCGAGCTGGCCGACCGCAACTCGGTCGAGTTCAGGCGCATGGCCACGGCGCTCAACGCCTCCAACGACGATTTCATCCGCACCACCGAGGAGCGCCACTACGCGTCCTCGCAGGCGATCTGGAAGGCCATGGCCGCCAATGGCGACATCTACAAGGGCGGCTATGCCGGCTGGTATTCGGTGCGCGACGAAGCCTATTACGGCGAGGAAGAGACCGAGCTCCGCCCCGACAACGTCCGCTATGGACCGCAGGGGACGCCCGTCGAATGGGTCGAGGAAGAGAGCTATTTCTTCCGGCTTTCGGCCTATCAGGACAAGCTCATAGCGCTCTACGAAAGCCAGCCGGACTTCATCGGCCCGGCCGAGCGACGCAACGAGGTGATGAGCTTCGTCAAGTCGGGGCTGAAGGATCTATCGGTCTCACGCACCACTTTCGACTGGGGCGTGCCGGTTCCCGGCGACGAGAAGCATGTGATGTATGTGTGGGTCGACGCGCTGACAAACTACATCACCGGGATCGGCTATCCCGATGAAAACGCTGAGAATTGGAAGTTCTGGCCGGCCGATGCGCACATCATCGGCAAGGACATCGTGCGCTTCCACGCCGTCTACTGGCCGGCCTTCCTGATGTCGGCGGGGATCCCGCTGCCCAAGCGCGTCTTCGGCCATGGCTTCCTGTTCAACCGCGGCGAGAAGATGTCTAAGTCGGTCGGCAACGTCATCGACCCGTTCACCATGGTGGAGCACTACGGCGTCGACCAGGTGCGCTATTTCTTCCTGCGCGAGGTGCCGTTCGGCCAGGACGGCAACTACAGCCACGAAGCGATCGTCAACCGCACCAACGCGGATCTCGCCAACGGGCTCGGCAATCTGGCGCAGCGCTCGCTGTCGATGATCGCCAAGAACTGCGGCGGCGTGGTGCCGAAGCGCGGTGAATTGACGGAGGCCGACGGGGCCATCCTCGATCAGGCGGTGGAAGCGCTGGCGACGGCACGCAAAGCGATGGCGGAGCAGGGCATCCATCTGGCGCTGGCGGCGATCTTCGGCGTGGTGGCGGAAGCCGATCGCTACTTCGCCTCGCAGGAGCCCTGGGCGCTGCGGAAGACCGATCCTGTGCGCATGGAGACGGTGCTGTGGACGACCGCCGAGATCGTGCGTCGCGTGGCACTGCTGAGCCAGCCCTACATTCCAGGTTCGGCGGCAAAGCTGCTCGATCTGCTCGCGGTGCCGGCGGACAAGCGCGATTTCGAGCATGTCCATGCCGACCATGCGCTCGTGCCGGGCACGGCCCTGCCGGCGCCCGAGGGCGTGTTCCCGCGATATGTCGAGCAGGATGCCAAAGCCTGA
- a CDS encoding TatD family hydrolase, producing MLVDSHCHLDFPDFAEERAAIVARALAAGIGRMVTISTRVRRFQQILEIAENFNEVYCSVGTHPHNAAEELDVTADELVRLSAHPKVVAIGEAGLDYFYDRAPRDAQAQGFRTHITAARQTGLPLVIHSRDADDDMAAILEDETGKGAFPFILHCFSSGRRLAEVGVALGGYVSFSGILTFKNSTELRAIAASVPRDRLLVETDAPYLAPIPFRGKRNEPAYVANTAKVLAETIGVSEAEIADITTDNVFRLFRKMPRPDAPGA from the coding sequence ATGCTTGTCGACAGTCACTGCCATCTCGACTTTCCGGACTTCGCCGAGGAGCGGGCGGCCATCGTCGCTCGCGCCCTGGCGGCCGGGATCGGCCGCATGGTGACGATCTCGACACGCGTGAGGCGATTTCAGCAAATACTTGAAATCGCTGAGAATTTTAATGAAGTCTACTGCTCGGTCGGCACCCATCCGCACAATGCGGCGGAAGAGCTCGACGTGACGGCCGACGAGCTGGTGCGGCTTTCCGCGCACCCCAAAGTGGTGGCGATCGGCGAGGCCGGGCTCGACTATTTCTACGATCGCGCGCCTCGCGATGCGCAGGCGCAAGGCTTCCGCACCCACATCACCGCCGCGCGCCAGACCGGCCTGCCGCTGGTCATCCATTCGCGCGATGCCGACGACGACATGGCCGCGATCCTCGAGGACGAAACAGGGAAGGGCGCCTTCCCCTTCATTCTGCACTGTTTTTCGTCCGGGCGCAGGCTGGCGGAGGTCGGCGTCGCGCTTGGCGGCTATGTCTCGTTCTCTGGCATCCTGACCTTCAAGAACTCGACCGAATTGCGCGCCATCGCAGCCAGCGTGCCACGTGACCGGCTGCTGGTCGAAACCGACGCGCCATATCTTGCGCCGATCCCGTTTCGCGGCAAGCGCAACGAGCCGGCCTATGTCGCCAACACCGCCAAGGTGCTGGCCGAGACGATCGGCGTCAGCGAGGCCGAGATCGCCGACATCACCACCGACAATGTCTTCCGGCTGTTCCGGAAGATGCCGCGTCCCGATGCGCCGGGCGCCTGA
- a CDS encoding MBL fold metallo-hydrolase — protein MSDRLRLTILGCGSSPGTPRITGDWGNCDPANPRNRRMRAAALVERIAANGARTTVVIDTGPDFREQMLLASVKRIDAVVYTHPHADHIHGIDDLRGYVLEQRHLIDIHADQPTMQRLQEAFGYCFETPPGSSYPPIVRPHLIDHARPVVIEGEGGPLALEPLPQIHGDIISLGFRAGALAYCPDISDFPDASVERLRGLEMLVIDALQYNTHPSHLSLGQALGWIETLAPKNAVLTHMHVPLDYAKVMAETPDHIVPAYDGMVIEIPYESE, from the coding sequence ATGAGCGACCGGCTGCGCCTCACCATCCTCGGCTGCGGCTCGTCGCCCGGCACGCCGCGCATCACCGGCGACTGGGGCAATTGTGACCCGGCCAACCCCAGGAACCGGCGCATGCGCGCCGCCGCATTGGTCGAGCGGATCGCGGCGAACGGCGCCCGTACGACGGTCGTCATCGACACCGGGCCGGATTTTCGCGAGCAGATGCTGCTGGCATCGGTCAAGCGCATCGACGCTGTCGTCTACACGCATCCGCATGCCGACCATATCCACGGCATCGACGACCTGCGCGGCTATGTGCTGGAACAGCGCCACCTGATCGACATCCATGCCGACCAGCCGACGATGCAGCGCCTGCAAGAAGCGTTCGGCTATTGCTTCGAAACGCCGCCGGGCAGTTCCTATCCGCCGATCGTCAGGCCGCATCTCATCGACCACGCCAGGCCGGTGGTGATCGAAGGCGAGGGGGGTCCCCTCGCCCTCGAGCCGCTGCCGCAGATCCACGGCGACATCATTTCGCTCGGTTTCCGCGCCGGGGCGCTCGCCTACTGCCCTGACATCAGCGACTTTCCGGACGCCAGTGTGGAGCGCCTGCGCGGCCTGGAGATGCTGGTGATTGACGCGCTGCAGTACAACACCCATCCGAGCCATTTGTCGCTCGGCCAGGCGCTCGGCTGGATCGAGACGCTGGCACCGAAAAACGCCGTGCTGACGCACATGCATGTGCCGCTCGACTATGCCAAGGTGATGGCCGAGACGCCGGATCACATCGTGCCGGCCTATGACGGCATGGTGATAGAAATTCCTTATGAATCAGAATGA